In Crinalium epipsammum PCC 9333, the genomic window CTTTATGCAGTCGCATATGAATCTCCAAAAAATGGCTAATGAATCTGATCACGAGTCGTCACACAGAGCAAGCTAAAGTCTGGCTTTCTTCAGAGGAGGGTCAATCGAAAATTGATTGACCAAAAACCGAGGGATTCAAGCCCCCGAATTAATACGCGAGTCTCAATCGAAAATCCCAAATCGAATGACCTGCACTAACAGGCTTTAGCGTTTAAATCGAAAAATTTAGTTGAGGAAAAAATTATTTGCGTGCAAGGCGCAGCAGCAGCCCTAGCCCTAGTAGTTGGCTAGTGGATAGATGTAGAGATTGCTGCTGTGTAAGCATGAGATGAAGACAATGAACTAGCGATATCTTACCCCTATACTGTAGAGGTGTCAATCTCTACATCGCGATTAAGCAACTAGCTGGGTCATTGATTCGGCTTTTTTTGTAGAACTGCTATGATCATGTAAAGCAGGGGCAATTTAAGTAATGCGGTGTGAAATTCGTAGTCGTGCGGGGCAAGTCCTAGCAAAGGGTCGCCTGATTCTTCACAAGGGCGATAATGGCGAATTGCGATTGGATTTGGAAACCGAAGGCGGGAGGTTGCTCCAAGGTGGTCTCATTGGCCCAGAGGGGGATATGGCAGCGGCCAGTGAAGTGTTATTCCGTCAGTTCTTTCAAGTCTGGGGTATGAGCGATTTGACCTTGAATGTGACAGTCGGATAAGCGATCCGCCAATTGGGACTTATGCCGAAAAAAAAAAGCTGTGGTATGGATATTTGAAAAATTGTAAATTTTGAGTATTAATGGGACTTAAACATACAACACCAGATAAAACGTTAGTTGATAAATGCCTCAGTAGAGGCGAAAAACATCTAATTTAATAAGCTTTGCAAATTAACAACATCTAATGTGAGAAATTTACCACCCAAAAACTAAGAAAACAATTCCGCGCCTGATGCAGCAAATCGTGATTTATCATTGCCTGAAGCTGGTCTAGCATACGGAGCCTTGTTACGAATTGCATAAATTTGATCCTCGTCTCGCACCATTGCTGGAGTAAAGAGCGATCGCTGATATCTCAAATCGTTCAAAGTAACTCTTAGCTCTGTATCTGGATCACCTTCGCGCTGATTACGCACAAACACTTCTTGAGCAGCTTTTTTCACAGCATTAGCAATTTCTACTGGAGTACAAAGGTTATAATCCCTAATTAATATTCGCCACTGATCGTCTGTAAAAGGTGAATTTGAAGAACGGAATTGTGGGAAGTATTTTCTTAAGTGCAGATTAAAAATATCGTAGATACCCCCATTTTTAGGCATATCTACAAAGAAAATCTCGCTAAATCTTCTAATTAATTCTGGTGGTAAATTATTAAGACGGTTGACTGTCGCCAACATGAAAACAGGGGAAGTGTGTTCTTGCAGCCAGGTTAGAAACTTACCAGAGATACGTCGAATTACGCCCCCACCTGAATCAGAATCCCAACCCGCAAATCCTTTGTCAAAATCATCAAAGTAAAAAATTACTGGAGCTAAAGATTCAACAATCTCCAACAAATCCCGTAAAGCTCGATCTGGTTGAGGACTGCCTAAAAGCGCACCCCAATCGCTAGCAATCAATGGTAGCCCTAACGAGCTTGCAGTTAATTTGGCACTTAGTGATTTACCAGTACCAGGTGGCCCCCATAAACACCAGCCCTTGGGGAAACTCAACCCATGCTGTAATGCAGCCGGATCTAGCAGTGCTTTTAACTTATCAATTTCCAAATTCAGTAAATCTAATCCCGCAGCGCCCTGGACATCCGGCTCCGAAATGTAGTCCAACCCGCGCCCCCGTAACTTGCCCATCTTGTGTTGCAAAACCAACTGTACTAATTCATCAAGGCTCGGTGATAGTGCTACAAACCGATTTAAAATTAGCTTGATTTCACCAGTAGGTAATCCTAAACAAGCCCGCACCAAAGCAGATCTTTGTTCTGGATCTAAATTGGGGACTGAGCGATCGCAAATCTCAAAAACAATCGACTCCGCTTCTTTCCGGGTTGGTAATGGCTTAGAAAAAAGTGGAATTAAAGGTTGTAATTCTGTGGGAATCTCAATATAGCCGTCGAGCAACACCCAATACTGCCGTTCAACTGCACAATAGAAAGCATTAGTTAACTCATGCGATCGCACAGATGATAGTTGTCCTTTCTCCACATCAAAATCTAAAACGCCTTCCAATAGGTAAATACCTTCGTTACTACTCTCACTTAGAGTCAGCAAAATATCATGCGAACCCGCAGTAATATCAGTTGGTTGGAGCTTACATTTACCATTTGAACAGCTTACTTGTTGCAACGAGCGATAGCCAGGGTTCCAGTAATAAACTGGTAACTCCTCAAGTTCTCCCCAGACGCAAAACTGAGTTAGGATTTCAGTGCGATCGCATAATTGATATTCCAAAGCCGCGATCTGATCTTTCAAAGCAATCCACAATGCCCAATCTTTATTTAAACCTTTTTGCACAACAATACTTCCTTGTTTACTAAGTTTTTTCGTTGATATAAATTATGGTTAAATTTCTTTATTGATAATTTTACGCGCTCCTTGCCGTTCTCCGTACAGGGCTGGAGATTGATTATTACTTTCTCTAACTCTGCCACTGATGCTATCTGATTGAGTTGAGCGAAATTCTTCTTTAAAATAGCGCATTCTCGTACACCAGGAATTATAATCTTCCTTCTGGTTCCAACCAAAATATCCTTCGGTTTCCTCAAGATAATCAGAAAAACTCATAATTTCAACTTTAAATATTTAAGGATTAAAAATTATTTTAACGTTTAGGTAACACTCAAAAGGGGAAAAACCCAACCATTCTGAATGTTGGAAAATCTATAAAATCTCCAAGTTCTTTGCGTCAACAACCCAAAATAATAGCTTTACGCCAAGTTAGACAAGAGCTAGGTTATCAAGATTGAACAAAAAAAATGGTGGTAAATGATGAGGATTAAGTAATGTACCCACATGAAATTATTTTAACAAGGGCTGCCTCTCAGTTTTACAGTAAGACAACTGAATGAGTAAGATTTTACCCAGTATTAATGTGCGATAGCACGTTGTTTTAATTAAACTTCTACAGCAAAGCACAAAAATGCGTAGTGCAATCGTAAAAAGTACCGTACTTGTTGAATCTTTATTTACTGTTATATTGCAACTGATTACTGCATTTCACTTTCAGATAACCTATAATCCAACAGTGCATAACCAGAGAATTAATTGACGCGATCGCCACTCTTCACGCGATCAGCGGTGTACGTGAGAACAATATTTCGTCCTTTTTGCAAACCGTCAACAGTTGATAGCTGGATCACGAGTCGGGCAATTCTTCAGCACCGTTGCCCAAGCGCAAGAAGTCGGCGAATTTGAGTTGGAAGACTTTATTGCACAAGACGACAGAGTGTTTGTGCCTCCGAGATACACGCGTCGAAGATTGTAAGCTCAACCGCGCCTCGCCGCCTCGATCGCAGCGATGTCGATCTTTTTCATCTGCATCATCGCATCGAACGCACGCTTGGCGGCAGCAGGATCGGCATCGGTGACCGCTTTCGTTAGGGCGAGAGGCGTAATCTGCCAGGACACTCCCCATTTGTCTCTGCACCAGCCGCACGCACTTTCCTGTCCACCGTTGCCGACGATCGCGTTCCAGTAGCGATCCGTTTCTGCTTGATCAACGGTTGCGACCTGAAACGAGAACGCTTCATTGTGCTTGAATGCAGGCCCGCCGTTGAGTCCGAGGCAGGGAATTCCCATCACGGTAAACTCGACGGTCAACACGTCCCCTTGCTTCCCCGACGGAAAGTCTCCCGGTGCGTGGTGTACTGCATCCACGGACGAATCGGGAAAGGTCTCTGCGTAAAACCGCGCCGCGTCCTCGGCAGTGCCATCGTACCAAAGGCAGATCGTGTTCTTTGCTGGCTTTTCCATATCACTTCTCCATCAAGATGAGCCACCCGAAACCGGAATCAACGATGTGCTCAGTCGAAGAGTATTGGCTCGGAAGACATTTCCGCCCATTCTAGCGCGGCTTCACTGTGCTTCATATAGGTGGGATAACGACTCATATGAAATCCGGTTATAGACTTATTGTATAGAACCCATTTGACATCTTTTATTGAAATTCTGATTCAAGAACTATGTCTTACTCCAGTAGTCTGAGCAACGCCGAATGGGAAATTCTTGAACCCTTACTCGCTCTCGATATTACCTCAAAAGAAACGAACCAGACCGACAAAATGGAGTCAGCGAGAGCTTTTGGATGGCATTTTCTATCAACTGAAGAATGGCTGCAATTGGCAAGACTTACCGTCATATTTACCGCCCTACAAGGGCAGTGTATTGGCACTACAAGCAATGGCGGTAAGCAGGTACTTGAAATTTCTCAATATTTAACTCAAATAGCCTTGTACTGTACGGAAAATTAACCACACAAGCTAGTCAACGCTTTAACTTTCGACACGCTTATGCCTGAAAAAAGAATTTTCGGCAAGATTATACTTGGTACTAATGTGTAGTTATGCAAACGCTCACATCAAAATATAGGTAATCCAGCCTAAAACGGCGGCAAATTTTTACTTGAAAAATGGCAATCTTTTTCCTTAAGTCACAGCGAATCCGCCACTTTATGCTTCCAATTTCATAATTAAAACCAAATTTTTGAATTTTTTTTAGCAGCTAACGCTGCTGTTTTTAAGAGTTCAATTAGTTGTTTTTAGGAAAAGAAAAGATGGTAGCCTCAAAAAATGGAACTGCTAAAGCTGCTGCAACTGAAATTGATGAAGCAGAAGCAAGGGCAGCCAAAATTGCAGCAAGAAAGAAAAGAGAAGCTCTTGCTGCGGCGGCAGAAGCAGAAGAATCAGCACCAGCAAACACCAAAAAGGCTAAAGCTGACGAAACTGCTGCTAAACCTGCAAAAACTAGCACTGGCGAAGTGGATGTAAAGGCTGAAGCACAAGTTTTAGCCAAACAAATACGCTCCGTTGTCTACAAACACTTTAAAGTGTTATTGCCCACAAGGGAAGAACAACAGTTAAAGTCTCTGGCTTATGGAGCTAAAGATAAATTAGGGCGAGCGATCGCCCGAATGGTTGCCAAGAAAAATGGCAAGATGAATTGGGAATTGTGGAATAACCGCATCTTCCCCGCTCTATTTGGTGATCTGAGCAAAACAGAGGTCAAACTCAAGTATTCAGCAGAAACGATCGCACTAGCAATAGCACGATTATTCGACGGGATTAGCGAAGAAGCTGAGGAAGCAATTAAAGATCTGATTGCCTACAATCAGGAGTCATTTAATAGCCGCCAAAAGCCTGAAACCGACGATGAAGCGTTGGAAGAGATCGATTTGGATCTAGATGATGAGGATACCTTGGACTCAGACGACGATGATCTAGATGACGACGATGAATAAACTAACTATTAAATAATTGATTTAGCCTTGCCATTAAATGGGTAAGGTTATTTCTTTTTTTAGGAAATAGCAATCTACAATCTACAAACTCTTAACTCGCTATCGCACAAGTAAAACTTAATTAACAAGTTGTCATTATATCATATCGAAACATTTAGCAATTCTTTATAAATCTTCATGCGCCACATTATAGTAAAAATTATATTAACTAACAATTAATAATTAAATTAAGACAGCTATCGCAGTAGTGAAAATGAAAATTAGTTATTAAGTAAAAACATTATTTAATGATTGATTAAGAACTGCTATCGCAGTAATAAAAATGAAAATTAGTTATTAAGTAAAAAACATTACTTGATAATTAATTAGAAACTGCTATCGCAGTAGTAAAAGTGAAAATAGTTAATTAATTGGAGTAAAACATCATGGCTAAGAAAAGATCTGAAACAACTGCTACTCAAGTTGAAACTGTTGAAACTGTTGAAGTTCCTCAAGCTGAAGTTGTTAAAACTAAAGTTGTTGAACGTAAAAAGTGCTTGGAACTCTGTTTACCATATTCTGAAAAGGTAAGATTGATGGTGATGGAGGTTCTCAGACAGGAATCTGCCTACGAATTCTCAAGAAAAGCACGTCATGCTGGTGAGGAATTTGATTGGTCAAAATACAATGCCCAATTCCGCGCAGACTACGGCGATTGTGAGTTACGCGAATTACTCAAATTGGCGGCGAAATTCTTCGGTCTGAAATCATTGGATGAAGTTCGTGAACGTCGCGTTGAACATAAAAAGCGTCGGACTGAAATGTCAAAAAATAAGTTTGGGAACGCAACTGTCAGCAATGACGATAGCGATATCGAAGACGAATTGATTGATGATATTGACGATCTAATTTAGAGCTAAAAAGCAATAACCTCACTCCGAAGTGAGGTTATTGTTTTTATCGAAATAAGAATAATTTACCCAAAAAAATAAATTTTTAATGAAAATTTTGGTACTAATGCAGCTATCGCTGAAGCGATTTTGAGTTCTAATTTTAATTAAGTTTAAATATCAACTTGATAAGAGTTAGAACTGCTATCGCAGTAGTGAAAGTGAAAGTTGAAAATTGTTAGTAATTGAGGAAAATATCATGACACAGTACAAAAATGCTTTAAGCGAAACCATAAGTTACGAAGAAAAAGTTAGACTTATGGTATTGACCACATTGCGCGAAGAATGTGGCAGAGAATTGAGTAAGAAAGCCTATTATAACGATAAAGACTCGAAATTTGATTGGAAAGGATTTAACGAAAATTTCCAGGCAGATTATGGTGATTGTAGCGTAGTAGAATTGTTAGAATTAGCAAAGCAATACTACGGAATGAACAATCTTGAAGAAATTCGCAGCCGTAGAAAACTGCATAAAGAACAATACGAAACTAAAGCAAAGAAATTCCAAGTTGCGTAAAATAATGATACCCAAACACCGATGTTTGGGTATCATTATTTTACTATTTAAATAATAAAAAAACACGATAAAAAATAAAATAAAGTATCAAAAATTAAGAACTGCTACCGCAGTATTAAAAGTGACAATTATTAATAGTTAAGGGCAAGAAAATGACACAGTACACAAATGCTTTGACACTCTGCTTACCATATAACGAAAAACTACGCTTGTTGGCATTATCAGTCTTGCGCGAAGAGTGCGGAAGGGAATTGAGCCGCCAAGCTCATTACAATGGGGAAAAGTTTAGTTGGCGAGAATTCAATCAACAGTTTAATAGGGATTACGGCGATCTAATATTAGATGAACTGGTAAAAACTATTGAGCATTTATTCGGATTAGATACTATGGAAAAAATAGCCAAAAGAAAAAAACAACATATAGAACAAGCGCAAGCACGAACCATAAAATAGAGATTTGTTACCCAAGCAGTAATGTTTGGGTAATTGGTTTTTTTTACGATTTAAATAGTTAAAAACCTACAACAAAAAACTAATATAGAATTAAAAATTATAATTAACGTTCATAAAATTATGATACGAATGGCACTCATAGGGTTAAGAAAAACCAGCTTTGCTATCTTATGGTTTGTTATTTTTTGGATAATAGGATTAATTGGAATTAGTCTTTTTCTTAATATCAATAGTACATCCGATACTAGCTCAAAAAACTCTTATCAGCAAGGTTATCTAAAAGGACAGGAAGCTGGAAAAAAAGTTCGCGTACCGCTAACAGTAATAACAGGCTTGCTAGCCATTACAGGAAGTGTTACAGGTATACTACCAGGAACGAAAACTAGCAAAAAGATTAAGGAAATTGAACCAAAACCAGAAATTTTAGAATCAGGAGTTGAGGAGAAATAACTATAATTCAGCGTCAGATTTATCACTATTACGCTGTTGAGATTGTTCCCTCAGTTCAGTTTCTAACTGTTCATTTATTGCTTGCCAACGCTCAACATCTTGTTGAGTTAAGTTTTTGGCACTAATTATCTCACCATTACGATCGACTTCAATAAGTTCTCCACGACCATCTGGTTCTACTACCAAGTGCAATGAGACACCTTGTTGCTTTCTAGAAACTAATTCATATTCGTAGACACGCGAACGCACCTCATGACCAGAAAGAATGCCTTCAACATCCTCTGGGCTTAACTGAAATTTAGCTGCGATCGGCAAAATTTGTTCGGCAAAAACCTTTTGCTCTTCAGCGATGTCATCTACATCATCTACAATAATTTCCTCAAACTCTTCATATAGATCCCGATCGGTCGGAGTAACAATAATTTCCTCAGTTATCGTAGACTCATTCTTGACAGCCCCTACATTATCATCTTCAGAATCAGAACTGCTATCAACCTTGATATCAGAATTGATATCAGAATCATCCTCCTCTAAGAGAGCTTGCACGTCATAAGGATCGACCTCTTGCTCCTGCTCATCGTCTACCTGATTTAACTGTTCTAGTCGCTCTAACTGAGTATTTAACTCAAGTGCATCAGGATACGACAAAGTGCCAATAATTTCTCCCTCAAATGTCATGTTAAAAACATTATGATCGTCAGTACTGTCCAGTACCTTAATTTCATCATCCTCTAGAAAAATCATCCAATCGGGAACTACGTCGAATTTATACGGAAAATCTTCCGGTGACAACGAATAGCTAATATCTTGCAACAACGATTCAACTAGCAAGTTCTGCATCCTTTTAACAAGCTCGCTTTTCTCAAACTCTTGTTCGAGCAAAACCTCAGCATCAAGATCGTTCAGGGCTGCCCAGTCAATCTCTTCCTCACCTTCCTCCTCCTCTACCAAATCAATATCTTCTGCCTCAAACCCCTCATCGTCCAACCCTGCTAACTTACTCATCTCTGCACGTGAAATTTCATTCTCACTTTCCTCTTCTAATATCCGAGCTTCATTAGTCGCAATTTGTTGTCTACGAAGTATTTCAAATTCATCCCCTAAACCCGCAGCTTCCGTTTCAACAGATTCAAGTGTTGCATACAGCTTTTTCTTGCGACGATCTGATGTAAAAAATTGCACATCATCAACCTTGCCCCCCAGGTGCTGCACGCGATCCATAAAATCAGTTGCCGCGTCTGGTATTAAAAGATGCTCGATCAAATTTAACTCGGAAGTAGGATCAGCTTCACTATAGGAATAAACCGTAAACGGTAAGCTGTCGCCGCCATCTAGCACATCCCAATCAGAAAAACGAGCGATAACACCCGCACCTGCTGATGACTCATACCTAACAAACCCAGAGTCTACCGACTCTGTTGAGTATTTAGAAATATTTTTGAGATATTCCTCAGCTGTTAAATGTTCCAAGGGGGGCAAGGGGGTAAATTCTTTTTCTAGTTCAACATAACCAGCTAGATTGATCCCCATTAGTCCAATAGCTACAAAAGCTAGTTTTTCATGGCAGATATCCTTAGAAAAATTTACAGCGGTAAGACAGCCCTGGTAGAAATCTTGAGTTTCCCCGCTAACAACCAAATTTTCAATCAGATGATTAAAGCTAATATTATTACTATCCTGTTTCAACTGCTCAATCACATTTTTATCCAAACGTGATAAATCAGGCATAACAGAATCAATTCTAGGTTGAGAAGAAGAAGCTATTTGGTCATTCCCCGCGTCAACATTAATTAGTGTAGCTAGTTTGATTTCTAGGGAATTAAGTGCATCAAAAGTTTCTCTATCTGGTAGCACCTTCATTAATCGCATCGCACCATGAAAACCAGCTAACAAACCCTGGTAAAAATCTTGGGTTTCACCTACTAAAGATTTATCGGCTGCTATTTTAGGATAAAAATCAATTCCAATTTCTTTAGCCCTTGCTATGTAGCCAGAACCTAGCCTTT contains:
- a CDS encoding ATP-binding protein codes for the protein MQKGLNKDWALWIALKDQIAALEYQLCDRTEILTQFCVWGELEELPVYYWNPGYRSLQQVSCSNGKCKLQPTDITAGSHDILLTLSESSNEGIYLLEGVLDFDVEKGQLSSVRSHELTNAFYCAVERQYWVLLDGYIEIPTELQPLIPLFSKPLPTRKEAESIVFEICDRSVPNLDPEQRSALVRACLGLPTGEIKLILNRFVALSPSLDELVQLVLQHKMGKLRGRGLDYISEPDVQGAAGLDLLNLEIDKLKALLDPAALQHGLSFPKGWCLWGPPGTGKSLSAKLTASSLGLPLIASDWGALLGSPQPDRALRDLLEIVESLAPVIFYFDDFDKGFAGWDSDSGGGVIRRISGKFLTWLQEHTSPVFMLATVNRLNNLPPELIRRFSEIFFVDMPKNGGIYDIFNLHLRKYFPQFRSSNSPFTDDQWRILIRDYNLCTPVEIANAVKKAAQEVFVRNQREGDPDTELRVTLNDLRYQRSLFTPAMVRDEDQIYAIRNKAPYARPASGNDKSRFAASGAELFS
- a CDS encoding VOC family protein is translated as MEKPAKNTICLWYDGTAEDAARFYAETFPDSSVDAVHHAPGDFPSGKQGDVLTVEFTVMGIPCLGLNGGPAFKHNEAFSFQVATVDQAETDRYWNAIVGNGGQESACGWCRDKWGVSWQITPLALTKAVTDADPAAAKRAFDAMMQMKKIDIAAIEAARRG